The Populus nigra chromosome 19, ddPopNigr1.1, whole genome shotgun sequence genome includes a window with the following:
- the LOC133679865 gene encoding non-specific lipid transfer protein GPI-anchored 12-like: MSKLAITAIFLTLTIFSTVPAKTSGATAPVAAPAPVSGDLAPAAPGPTAVNECLTPLLNMSDCLGYVTQGSNLTVPDKNCCPELAGLIDSNIICLCQLLGGDIAEQFGISLDKGRALKLPAICKIDVPSATLCSAVGYPVQAPASGPSTGSTPQGPSPSTGENKGSVASSIAGSAYAIFGGLASSFLLTLF; this comes from the exons atgtcGAAACTAGCGATCACCGCCATATTTCTCACCCTAACCATCTTTTCAACAGTGCCAGCAAAAACGTCAGGAGCCACGGCTCCGGTGGCTGCACCTGCACCCGTTTCAGGTGATCTTGCTCCAGCAGCACCCGGACCAACAGCAGTCAACGAATGCTTAACTCCATTGTTGAACATGTCTGATTGCTTGGGGTATGTAACACAAGGAAGTAACTTGACAGTCCCTGACAAGAATTGCTGTCCTGAGCTTGCCGGGCTGATAGATAGCAACATTATATGTTTGTGTCAGTTGCTTGGTGGTGATATTGCTGAGCAATTTGGGATCTCACTTGACAAGGGAAGAGCTCTCAAGCTTCCTGCAATCTGCAAGATTGATGTTCCTTCAGCCACCTTGTGCTCAG CTGTGGGATACCCAGTACAAGCTCCAGCAAGCGGTCCATCAACAGGCTCAACACCTCAAG GTCCATCTCCATCAACTGGAGAGAACAAAGGGAGTGTTGCTTCAAGCATTGCTGGCTCAGCTTATGCAATCTTTGGTGGCTTAGCATCTTCATTTCTCCTAACATTGTTCTGA